The Puntigrus tetrazona isolate hp1 chromosome 13, ASM1883169v1, whole genome shotgun sequence genome contains the following window.
TGTAgaggtgctgatccaccatctgatctagATACAGACTGGATCTGGGTGGCTACATTCACCTCGGAATGAGAATGAAAGAGATTAATATTAGCATATATACCACTGAGAGCGATAAAgcacattataaatgcaataaaaaccaCGTGCCAGGGTTTGGTGCCTTGGAGGTTGCATCGAAATCTTGCAATGATGACAAAGCACCAACGTAGTACCTGATACCTTTGGCCACACTTTTAACCTATGTCGATCTTCTCAAAATGCATTGCCATAACCATCTTCACCACTAAAGCTGATATCAAGCGGTCCTGCCTTTTGTTGatgaataatgacattttgCCAATTAATTGATCAGTTGTCCCAGTGTTTACTGAGCCACTTTATTTCCCTGTGCACTATCTAGTGATTCACTACTTGGGGAACTGACTGAGACACTTTGAGCGGCCTTGTGAAACGATTCAGTTAGGAGCGACAAACTTTTTCTTCCAAAGCGCCATTCATGATtctctgctgtttttctctAGTAATGCCAACACAAGCTAAATATGTCAGGATTACCCATAGCACTTTCTGCTGTACATTATCACAAGAATTTACAATTAGATGTCGCATGTGGTTTTCTGTgctaaaactaaatacattcaCAAGCTAAATATGACAAGATTACAGTCACTGATCACTTTCTATTTACCTCATGGACTTACTAAATAGAGAAAAtacaatgtacagtattttgtagtttttgtgtattatttccAAAAACGATGAAATATAGTTGGCAGAAATGTAATACAGGTGAGTGCGGTGATTATgtcaaatatacagtaatgtGTAAAGTCTAATGAactaattttacaatttaaacaatTGTCTGATATCACTTCATCATAATTGAAAAGTTAATTAAACTGCAATTAATACAGATAGTACATtacaaaatgcttattttattacCTATTATATTATAGGatgaatgtgtttatattgtaaCTATAACAGCTATAATGTAAAGACAACATCAATATTTCCGAGATATGAAAGATATATGACTGTATATATGACTGCGCGATGACAACCGTGAACCAAACAGTTTGCACATTCACAATGAAATGTGTGGAAGAAGAATGGGATTTCTCTTGGGATTTAACGTCAGTTGGCCCTCCTAGAGACACCTAAGCTGTCTAAGTTCATtgcaaaaatgacatatttttgcTGGTGAGTAGACTGTAATTGCTTCTGCTCACTTGTATGTGCTTAACTGTGTCAAGTATTTGTCAGTTTAATTTTGCATTCTGCGTCGACCACTTTAATCTATTAATGATTGcaataagtatataaaaaataaataaaaaacttacTGTTTTAATAGCTTTTGACAGGTGTGGTAAAATAATTTGTGGTGATATAAATTTTGACAGGTTGACAAGCTCTGCACCCTCTTTACAGAATTCCAGCTAATCTGTGACTTTTACTTTAACTGAATGAACCTGCAAGCTCaggaaaatttttttattgcagtatgcacttttgacataaaaagaaatactaCATATAATACTAAGACATTAATGCACGCATGCATCAGAACACAGGATACACTTCAAATAAAACAGGATATGCTAAAAGATACATTGGCCAAGtggcaatttattttattttttaagataaaagtgtcattaattataatttgcaCTTacaaattgcatataaaattacaaaattaatgttttaaatataagtatagaAATATGCAATGATAGAAACtgatgattcattcaggaattaaGAAACTGTTTTCTTGATTTTTCATAAATGATTCGAATCAGAATCATTCTAGGTGTTCAAAAAATTCTATAATAGATTGGAATGGTTTAAATTAATCTGCAATGGAACACTGCTGTGTGAAGAGATGCCCAACATGgctttgtttagaactgtttttttgccaaaaggagcaaaaatatttaaatgttaatttcttgGTTATTGAATTTGTTGCCCTGACACTTAGTGACTCTGCACCAAGAATCCAAGGGAATGAATACCTTAATCAAATGTGTACTTCAAATACAGTGTACCTTGTTTTAGACGAATGTAAATGCagtgtaaaacaaaatgttgtgGTTTACCTAATTctgcatttctgtaaaatggACAGCTGGCTGTATGATGATTCTGCCCTTCATAGGTATCCTGTTTTGTATCACACAGAAATCAGCAGTTCTTCAAACAGGTTGCTTACAACCACAATCCTGTCGGCCACCCAAAACACTGTGGTAACTGCGTAGAGACACGCTAACAACCACCCcaaacatcctagcaaccacataacaaCACTCGAACACTGTGTTGTGATCATGAGCAACAGCCAAGAATGGAACGTCTAATGAATTTAGTCATAAATGGTCGACAAGACTTTTAAGCGGGTACTCCGTTTATTACCTGATTAAAAAATCCTACAAAATCTGAACTATGTTTTAAAGACCGTTTGTGTTTTTACACAATTCTGTATATAAGCTAAACTCTTTCTTGCTGGCCTCAAGTCAAGCCAGAAccatttttctgtctgtcttttcttccttttgttttatttgtgtgagGTGgtggatttaaaataaattagatcGTGTGGGTTTGTTTGAATTGcttgtattgatttttaaaggCAGCGAAAGAGCTCATACTGCTGCTACTTTCTCTCAGGAGGCGGATGATTTCTGAACCCAGGGCCATTAGCTAGGCCTCCCAATGCTGTTCCTGTCAGGAGACATCAGTGCGATTCCTCAACAGGAACAGACAACAAAAAGGTCTTCTTACATCTCGCTTCTCATCACATTAGAAGATAGCGTCCTGAAGAAAAGGAAACCAGTAAGCTGGGCGACATTCATGCTTTGTCTGGTTAATGCAGGTTGCCCGACATACACAAGAGTTTAGAAACAGCCCTGACAGGTACCTATGTATGCGTTCAACAGAGGACTTACTTTattgttctgttttaaaataatggaGTCTCTATTTCTAAGATTCTATCTCCGTTTCTTTCTCTTAACTTGACAAACCGTAAAGCAGACAATGTATCATGGACCTGGTGTTCGGGTTTAGGAGCTGCTCCTGACAGTTTAGTATGCTTCAGGGCTTTTGTTGCCATTCTGGCTCTGCGCTAAGTCACGAGAGTCTATTGGCTCTGTCTGGGTCTGATAGTGGGGCAATGCGTCACATGATGGAGGATGTGTAGATTTGATCTTGAGGTTATTTTTTACACGCTGACGCTGTTCGCATACAACCGAAGGAGGTAATTGGAGTGTAGCACATCCGGATTAATCTGCTGTGTCAGGAGCGGAGGAAGAAGACACCTAGGCCAGTCTCGTTTTACACCTCATTCCCAATTATCACTTCCCAAACTGTCTGGGAGAGCACGGCCAATTAGAAGTCAAAATATCAGTTATTAACAAGCAAACACTGACGTTGCAGTGACAACTGAGAAAGCGGCATTGGCTGTTTCTGAGGATGTTCACGTTCACATGCGTCTAGCATGGCAGAGAAATGAACAGTATAACGCTGCGGTTTTAAAACTTTGCCTATTAACAGAGATCCGAAAACTGGCATGCACAAGAGTTACATACCAGCATTTATCAGCCTGACCTAGTATGAGCCTGACTTCTCTGTCAGCTTTTATTATCAAAATCAGACGTATACCGAAGAGACAGGCGTGAGGTTCTGTCTGGATTCATTTACATAAGCCCACTGTGAGATGAAATGGTGTCTAAATCTATGCCCCAAAACCATTTTTAGGTCAGTAAAATCGTTGTGTAATGTAGCTGACTAGGCttaagttgtttatttaaacaggtTATTGAGAGTGACTTTTGAGGCAGTGCGTGCACCAGTTCGGAGTCGGACAACAGCAAGGTGTCAGGGAATATTGGTATGAGTTACTAACAATGGTCTAGACAAACCTTTCAGTGTAGGAGATGGACTTAAATTGAACTCCCATATTTTACTGCAAGATTCTTTGAAGATAAATTCTTCAAATAGTGGTATGAGAAAGACCGTCAAAAGTCACTCTCAACCTATATCTCTGTaaggcctttaaaaaaaaaatctgtctctGATGAGAACATGTATTTTACAACAATTCAGCTAGTGGTTCTGATGAGGTAGGGTTTTAATTCTTGGTGAAAACGTGTTTCATGATTTTTTGCCTTATTGGAGCCAATAGCCTCTGTGGTGCTTAGTGTGCCAACAATGGCACAGCGTAGTTCTCAACCACTCCAGGTAGATCGGCATTGCAGTTCGGGAAAATTGGCACTTGGATGTTACTGATGGTTTAATTCTTGGTGAAAAcattaatgtgctttaaaaaatactgtaaagaCATCTGATAATTTCTTGGGCCCCATCAAACCtttattctaaagtgaagatcatCCTAGTAACCCactaacaataatttaaatctAGCGAAGagttaataacaaaataactcAATTTACAAAGCTAGTAACAAAAGCTTACAAATGTTACTGAGTTATCACAATCTTCAAAATTCCAACTCTCTCTTAAGTATTTGGTTTATACACTTTAGAATgaattatacattatgtattattcatatgAATTATGAACCTGTATACTGTAATTCTTAGTAGTTCTTGAGGAGGTATGAAAAATATTAGTTACTGATGTCTTGCTAGTTAGTAGTAGTTGCTAGAGTGCTAATATTGTATTACTCATGTGTTCttgtgtagttattcattaatgatggaTTCGTTTTCTAAAGTTTTACCTATTATTTTCTACATGTATAGTGTGCACAAAAATCTGACTCATTACAAAGATCTGTCGGTTGAATTATGTACTCTTGCTTACCAGGCGTAATAATCCTCAATGTTGTAAAGGAAACCGAATGGATTTTCACGCATTGAAACTAGACAactgaatgcaaatgaaatctCGATGTGGTTTGTTGACTCGTTCTGTGTCAGTGGAAGGTCATAAAAAAGATTAGTTATTAGCATGCTTGGATGAGCTCTTGGTTATTAATCatctgaaagtgatgaagaaaagtgtaattagtttcttattttaagggaatcatacattttatgcatatgaccagatacttttattataaaaatgcagtacattacattaaaagtatacatttcgATTTATCCTGTGACATTGGAGTTGTgcttacaaatgcataaatcacAAGCAGCAGTCACACATATACAAGTAGATCTCAAACCCACTACAAGTGCAAATATAGTGTGCTtacactgtatgtgttatttgcCACAAAACACATGAGCAGGAAGTTACTGTAGGAAATGTATTACGTTGTTGTTGTCATACTGTCTGAATCATCACAAGCAGTTAacaaaatggtttattttaactttaaaatggaAGTACAGGTGCTATTAAGGCACACTATGGCTGTTGTCACATTATTCAGTTTTGGTAATTGAAGAGTTATCCACTAGATTGACAGCAAACTGCTATGAAATTGAATTagtattagaaataaatatactaaacatGTTTTGAGAATAAATTCAGTATGGCTGGAGTGTcagctcatttaaataatactagAGTTGATTCTAGTGTGGTGAAAGTGGAAATCATGCAGGAAGGGTTGTGGTCAGCTTAATTTCCGGTcagaggaataaaagaaaagccACTGGGCAGCAGTGTAAGCCAAGAATGTACTCTTTTAAGGAAGAAAGACAGGAAGTTAAAGCATGATTTTCTATTTAGCAAGATGTTATCTTTACGTGAGTTTGTTAGATCTCGCGCCCTTGCAATCATCATAAAACCACAAACAAGAGTATGTGCTGAGAGGAAATGTCATTTGATAACCCTTGTGTTCCATCACTATTTACAGACTGACTTAACCAAAAAGAAGATGAGAcggttgttttgttgtttttttgaacatCAATGGTCACCAATGgttctattcatttttttttttttatttaactctgGCTTGAAGGCTCTTAACTccaacaaatgtaatttcatcAAATTATTCACAGAATTGCAGTTTGAAAACATACAAGAACATATTTATATCGATCCGACATCGAGAGAGAGTTTCCAAAAATACATCAACCCTCGTGGTTTTCACAGAAAACGATTAGCTTTTCAGGGTTATAACTGAGGATAGAAGTGCATCCTGCCTGCTTGAGAGTGTGTGGGAGCCTTTGAAGTGCAATCTCCCCTGGCAGTTAAGAGACCCTCTTCTGCATCCACTCTAGCCTTCTGTTCCAGTTATGACAACATGACTGGAGCCAGATTTATTCTGTGTCTGCATTTCTAACAACCTGTATATGCGCATGTGTGCCTGCATTTGCCTGAATGCAGCATCACGAGGTATCGACAGCTGATTATTGCCGTTACAGCTCCGGATGCTATGTGAACCATTAGTAAATACACTTACAGTTTAAATTAAGCATGAACAAGAAAAGAGAAACATAAACTGCTGTTAGTATGCTACTTAATATTGATGTTtctaattaatacaattaatggCAATGTAAAAGTTGTCTTTTAGTTGGCAAAGCTCAAAGGACTTAATTACGGGAAGAAAACCAGGAGGTTTGTTCGTACACCTTGAGCTTCTCCGATATTCCAGTCAGCATGTATGAGTTTGCTCAGCCAGAATTCATTTGGTTGACGGCTGTTCTGCAgattgattgatggatggatggaaatgGCTGATTAATTGATTGGTTGCTTGAGTCATTTTACTTCTAGAGCTCCAGAAAAGTGTTACTGCAATACATTATGGAAGTAAATTAAGacactgtaataaaaaattagGAATGTCATGTTCAAACAGCTGGTACTTTCTGGTCCTTTTgcactaataatattaaaaataactatatatcaGTTTtaccatacaaataaaaaaacaattaatgatttattatacaCCTCTCTATGCatcagtataaaaatatatgaagaagaaaaaaatacaatagtgCGTATATGTATCAAAACGAAAACTTGACGAATAAAAATAtaacggaaaaaaaaagaatattaagcGCTATGCACACTGGTATGACCCTCAGTCACTTCCCGCTGGGCATACTGCCCGTCGGCTCATCTGTAGCTCCATGATTCCAGTTCGGTTGACAATACTTCTCAGATAATTGCGGAAAATAGAGCTGGAGAAGCAGTAGATGACCGGGTCCAGAGCACTGTTTAGGTAGGTGAAGGCTATGGATGTAGAAAACAACTGACTGGTGAATGTGTAAGCCTCACAGAATGCGTAGGTCCGAGTTTTTCAAATAGAGTGCCGTCAATCCTGTGCCAATGCTGGGAAAGAAGCAGAAGACAAACACCCCAACAATTACCAGGACAGTCCGAATAGCCCTTTTCCCTTTCTTGTCCTTGTCCATCTGCGCGTCATTTAGGATACATGCAATACTCACGGAGCAGAAGACCAGGAGTAATAAAGGCAAAAGAACTCTAAAATAAACACTGTATAATGCAGTTTGATACCTAGCGATGGATTTTGATAGTTGCTAAAGCTCCTGCAAAGGGAGATGTTGTTTTTCTCGTCTAGAAGATTGTTGGCCAGCAAAGGGATTCTTAGGAATATCACAACAGCCCAGATGAAGCAGGCAATGCCGCCTGCTTGCTTTGTGCTTATGTAGTTTATCTTGTGATGCGGATGGGCCACTTTAAAGTAGCGGTCAACAGCCACGGTCATGAAGGCGATGCTAGCTGAGCGGTTGACCGAGAGCATGAATAGGTTGATCCGACACCAGGCGTCTCGAATATCCAACTCTCACCACGCATGAAGTTGTCGATGCGGAAGGGGAGGCTGATGAGGAAGCAGAAAGTCAGACATAACCAGGTTGAAGAGGAACATGACATTGGCCCTCCAAGTCCTAAGGGTTTTGCTGAAGACAAACAGTGCCATGAAATTGCCAGGAAGACCCAGTAGCAGCTCAATGATGAGTACAGGAGGAAGGATGGATGCCACCAGGTTTTGAGTTGAAGCACCGCAGTAACTGTTATTGGACGTCATGGTTGCAGAAGTGCTGTGCATTGCTGAAAATAGAGTTCAGTTCACACGTTAGAAATTCTGCAATGGAAACAACATTGTGATATCACTGCTGGAATGTGGTCATCCTGTATAGCAGGGCTTTCACTTTGGCCACACATTTCTGTTCACTAAAACGAGCTGATGTTACAAAACCCACCCCTTTACTAGAAGTGGGAGAAGTATAAACTTGTTGCAACAGTGTTTGCATTGtacaaggaagtctgccttccTGTGTAGTGTAAAATGCTGAAGCAACTGTTTTAGAGTAACAACGGTTTCATAATATGGTAGAAGCAAAAGTTTTTGTTGCATGAGTATCTGCAGTGGAAATAATATGACACCAAAAGCAGGCATTTGAATGATTTGTGACATCCATTTAAGTtgaggtttttaaaatgcatttataaccaTTCAAGAATGGTTGTCTAAAAACACCATGCATGATTtccttaaaaggatagttcagccaaaaaggcacgtttttccattatttactcattctcatgtttgtttagaaaactttttttttcctatggaacaccaaaaatatttggaaaaatattgGTAGTCAGCCAATGACttccattaattttttttctttcaatgtCTGCCACCACTTTCAACATtccaacattcttcagaatattttcttttgtatttaacagaataaaaaaagaaaaaaaagatcaactTCAgtattaactatttattttaattgtggcGTGAACTTTCCCTGTTAACCAACTGTTCTCTTTGCGTTCCTTTTAGTATTTTCCCAACTTTACGGTTTCATGATTCATATATCAAAGGGTTAAAATGTGTACTAAGAAAAATAATCCAATCTAATATTGACTActgaaaaataatctaaatgatTTATGGGGTTCTGGATTCTTGGagcaatgaaactgaaaatatgtGTGTACCCATGAATAGCATGCAAATATCTGCACAGCTGGACCATTTTTAACCATGAAACCGAAGCaatctttatttctttagaGGATTTTGAAATATCAATATGTAAAGGAGAAGTAGTGTTTTACATATGGTTTACACAGTCAGCTTGCATATCtacatactgaaataaatgtatctgaaattaggattttaattaaaaaaacatttttggtaatgAATAGacattgttttccttttttaatcaaaatgaagtTATGTTGGCGCCCAACAAGGTCAGGGTTGTTCCTCTTTGCAGAGAACAGAGTAACAGCAGGTTTCAGCTTGGTCTGTCATCTGTTGACCATAGAGTTCTATGTAGAAAGATGAATGGAAACGGTAATACACATTTCCCATCTCTCTTCAGGTACATGTTTTACCTTTGGTTAAATATGAGAAAAACATATTTGCTCTATGCggttttaatgtgattttgttgTTCACCTAACCTTTAACATCGATGCATAAAACCAACTTCAGTGTTAATTTATCATTTGCAAATACAGCCCTGGTTTCATGAGCTACGTTTCACCATTAAATATGACCCAGCTTAAAGTGGAGTTCTTAATTTAGATAAAAGGTAATCGTTTTTCTGTAAGAAAAGTTTCTCGTGACTTACCAGAGTTGACAACTGACTATTTGGCAGATTGTGTCTTGAGAGAGTGTGAAACAAGTTCTCGTCTGAGCGAAGCTCGCGCTCAGTAGTTGTGTCAAAGCGAGCTTCCTCTGTCTGAGTCATAATGACGCAAAGGAACGTGTCTTACCCAATTTTGGTGCAGTTTTAACGTTACCTTACATTACcctgttttaatacatttagtttatttcaataatgtaatatatagatATGCAATAATGTTTAAAGCATAAGAAAGTGATGTTGTTGCACAGCAACACTGCTGAACAAACTGGTTGCATGCAAAT
Protein-coding sequences here:
- the hcar1-3 gene encoding LOW QUALITY PROTEIN: hydroxycarboxylic acid receptor 2 (The sequence of the model RefSeq protein was modified relative to this genomic sequence to represent the inferred CDS: inserted 2 bases in 2 codons; deleted 2 bases in 2 codons), translated to MHSTSATMTSNNSYCGASTQNLVASILPPVLIIELLLGLPGNFMALFVFSKTLRTWRANVMFLFNLVMSDFLLLISLPFRIDNFMRGESWIFXDAWCRINLFMLSVNRSASIAFMTVAVDRYFKVAHPHHKINYISTKQAGGIACFIWAVVIFLRIPLLANNLLDEKNNISLCRSFSNYQNPSLGIKLHYTVFILEFFXPLLLLVFCSVSIACILNDAQMDKDKKGKRAIRTVLVIVGVFVFCFFPSIGTGLTALYLKNSDLRFCEAYTFTSQLFSTSIAFTYLNSALDPVIYCFSSSIFRNYLRSIVNRTGIMELQMSRRAVCPAGSD